GGCAGATCTGTGTGTCTGTGCGTTTGCACACAGCAGTTTTGtgtgccacttttttttgcaccaccCTTTTGTTTAATTCACACACATAAGTGTCTAGACCAGCTGGTAGACCGCCCCAGTGCGACCCTCCACGATGCTGTCCCGTCTACACGATGTTGTGCCGCCTCTACAATGTCGTTCCGCCTCTACACTGTCCCGCCTCTACACTGTTGTGCCGCGTCCACTCCGACCTTCCCCTCCCCTCAGGGTCATAAAATTCCGAACCGACTTTCGTAACACAATCTACGATTTGTTCCTGCACAGAAAATGGGAGCTCACCACGCAGTAAGGGATCGCCGCGTTCCAGCCAGGCCGCCTTACCATGCCGCCTACCAACCACGCCGCCTTACCACGCCGCCTTACCACGCCGCCTTACCACGCCGCCTTACCACGCCGCCTTACCGCGCCGCCTTCTCCCCCCAACAGCGAAACCGACTGGAACATGTGCTGGTCGGAGAAGGACTGGATCAACGAGGTGTACGACACGCTGTCCCTGAGGAACAATCAGTACGTTAACCACTTCAGGAATTACTACGAGGTGAGGCGGTCGTCTGCATGTGTTGGTTCCTCTGCCCGTTGGTGCCTCTGCCCGTTGGTGTCTCTGTCCGTTTTTGCCCCTATCCCGCGCATCACCCTACTGCATTACTCATCTCCCTTTTCCCTcgcgccgcttccccccgaAGCTCACGCGGAAGGACCTGCTCGcaaaaaacatgaaaaggttgaaaaagcaaaatgagaaaataaaaaacgaagaggaGCTAAAGCTGATTGATATAACCCCCGTGACGTTTGTCCTTCCACTTGAGTACAAGCTCTTTCTCGAGGAATACAAACGAAGAAGTAACCGTATGTGGATTATGAAACCGATTGGGAAGTCACAGGGGAAGGGTATCTTTCTGTTCAATAAAATATCACAGATTAAGAGTTGGAGTGTCGGACGGCTGAAGGAAAAGGACGTAGACAGGGGGAGATCCCCAGAGCGGGGAGGAGACGCATGCCGAAATAAAGCGGCAAACGTGGGAGGGTCCCCCGAGAGGGGAAGAGATGCGTGCCGAAATAAAGCAGCAGACGTGGGAGGATCCCCCGAGAGGGGAAAAGACGCATGCCGCAATAAAGCCGCCGAACTGGAGAAGCCGttagaaggagaaaaagaagcggaGAGACCAGAGCAGTACATCGTGCAGGAGTATATCCCCAACCCCCTGCTGATCGGTGGGAAGAAATTCGACATACGTCTGTACGTCCTCATCATGTGCTACTCCCCCTTGACGATATACCTCTACAGGAGTGGCTTCGCTAGATTTTCACAtacttattttaaaaacgaaaaaaataacatgacAGATATCACGATGCACTTGACCAATGTCtcaatacaaaaaaatgcacaggGATATGATGACAACGTGGGAGGTAAATGGTTTGTGAGAGAGTTATTCCTCTACATGATCAGTCGTTATGGAGTCGATCGAATCACGACATTAATTCGAGACATAGAAAATTGTATCATTCAGTCCTTCCTAGCAGTTCATAAAATCATCATAAATGATAAACACTGTTTTGAGCTGTATGGATTCGACATACTTATCGATAGCAATTTAAAACCATGGCTCATTGAAGTCAACTCCTCTCCTTCTCTCTCTGCCAATACTAAGGAAGACTATGCACTTAAGTTCAACATGCTCGATGAGTTAATGTCCTTAATTAATTTAGAGATGTATGACATGCCGGAGACGGACCGAGTTGGTGATTTTGATTGCATCTACAGGAGGGGCAGTCGGGTCGTCCCTTCTCAACcctgcaactttttttcccacttgggTAGGACTCCACCAGAGCGCAGCACTATGGGGGGTGTCAGACGTAGTGCTGTTAGAAGTAGTACTGTTAGAAGTAGTACTGTTAGAAGTACTACTGTTAGAAGTAGTACTGTTAGAAGTACTACTGTCAGATGTGGTAGTGTCCGTCGCAGTATTGTAAGACGTGGTAGTGTCCGTCGCAGCAGTGGCAGTGGGGCAGCTGCACTTGCGGCATCTGATGGGCGTCTCCTTATCTACTCCCAcgtttcctccctttttaggTGCACAGCTCTCCGGAACGGAGCATCTCAAGCAAATGGCAAAGGATATCAAACGGGGCATGGGCTCCGAAAAAACAGGGACAGCATGaaacgcaaaatggagaggtgCATAGGTGCAGAAGTGTTGAGTGGAGAGGTGCAGAAGTGTCGACGTGTAGAAGCGGAGAAACGGAGAAGCGAAGATGTTTGGACGCGCAGATGTCTGGACGCGCGGATGTTTGGACGCGTCGACGTGCCACCCTGTCGGGGCGC
The sequence above is drawn from the Plasmodium cynomolgi strain B DNA, chromosome 10, whole genome shotgun sequence genome and encodes:
- a CDS encoding tubulin tyrosine ligase-like protein 1 (putative); amino-acid sequence: VIKFRTDFRNTIYDLFLHRKWELTTHETDWNMCWSEKDWINEVYDTLSLRNNQYVNHFRNYYELTRKDLLAKNMKRLKKQNEKIKNEEELKLIDITPVTFVLPLEYKLFLEEYKRRSNRMWIMKPIGKSQGKGIFLFNKISQIKSWSVGRLKEKDVDRGRSPERGGDACRNKAANVGGSPERGRDACRNKAADVGGSPERGKDACRNKAAELEKPLEGEKEAERPEQYIVQEYIPNPLLIGGKKFDIRLYVLIMCYSPLTIYLYRSGFARFSHTYFKNEKNNMTDITMHLTNVSIQKNAQGYDDNVGGKWFVRELFLYMISRYGVDRITTLIRDIENCIIQSFLAVHKIIINDKHCFELYGFDILIDSNLKPWLIEVNSSPSLSANTKEDYALKFNMLDELMSLINLEMYDMPETDRVGDFDCIYRRGSAQLSGTEHLKQMAKDIKRGMGSEKTGTA